CTCATTGCTCCCATGACCGATGACCGTCATCCGGACCACGGCGCGGCCCACGAGCTCATTCGCGATGCGAACTATTTTGCAGGCTTGCGCCATATGGACCCGGACGCCCAGCGGGAACCCCATCGCGTCATGCGGCGCTATTTCTACCGGGTCTATGGCGATCCCACGCCTCCGCAACTGGTTATGGACATCTCGGAGCACATGGACGCGAAGATGGCGGCGCTCCAGCAATACAAGTCGCAGTTCTATAACCCCGAGTATGGGGGATTCCCGACTTACGTATCGAGCCCGGAGTTCTGGGACTTTGTGCGCACCCGGGCCGCCTACTGGGGCAACCGCATCGGCGTGCGGTACGGAGAGCCCCTGTACATCACCCGTCCTCTTGGGATTGACACGCTGCCGAACTTGGAGATGATCGAATGAGAATAGGCATTTCCTGCCACTCGACGGCGGGGGGCAGTGGGATTCTTGCCACGGAACTCGGCATTGCGTTGGCGAAACGGGGCCACACCATCCACTTCGTGACCACCGAGCCTCCATTCCGCCTTCGCGGATTCTATCGGAACATCTTCTCGCACACGGTCAACGTC
This genomic stretch from Candidatus Hydrogenedentota bacterium harbors:
- the bshB1 gene encoding bacillithiol biosynthesis deacetylase BshB1, yielding MTAVDILVVGAHPDDAEVGMGGLIHKMASKGYSVGILDLTEGELASRGSPAERAQEAAAAAEILGVARRESAKLKDGKVANTNEQQKKLIPYLRSFRPKVLIAPMTDDRHPDHGAAHELIRDANYFAGLRHMDPDAQREPHRVMRRYFYRVYGDPTPPQLVMDISEHMDAKMAALQQYKSQFYNPEYGGFPTYVSSPEFWDFVRTRAAYWGNRIGVRYGEPLYITRPLGIDTLPNLEMIE